In the genome of Quercus robur chromosome 3, dhQueRobu3.1, whole genome shotgun sequence, one region contains:
- the LOC126719266 gene encoding disease resistance protein RUN1-like — MSLVTGNEVSSSSFTHRPMNFDVFLSFRGEDTRLGFIGHLYNALVRRGIRTFIDDNLPRGEQISAQLLKTIESSTISIVVFSENYASSAWCLDELAKIVECKKNDQLVRPVFYNVDPSEVRNQKGKFGEALAEHGKVKDNNKVQRWREALTEAGNISGWHYQYGYVFNDHSCADFLVLMAL, encoded by the coding sequence ATGTCTCTTGTGACCGGCAATGAAGTCTCATCTTCCTCTTTCACCCACCGACCCATGAACTTTGACGTCTTCTTGAGTTTTAGAGGTGAAGATACCCGCCTTGGTTTTATAGGCCACTTGTATAACGCTTTGGTTCGGCGGGGTATTCGCACCTTCATCGATGATAATCTCCCAAGAGGAGAACAAATTTCTGCCCAACTTCTCAAAACCATAGAGAGTTCAACAATTTCAATTGTCGTTTTCTCTGAAAATTATGCATCCTCCGCTTGGTGTTTGGATGAACTTGCCAAGATTGTTGAGTGTAAGAAGAATGATCAGTTGGTGCGGCCGGTTTTCTACAATGTGGATCCATCAGAAGTTCGTAACCAAAAGGGAAAATTCGGGGAAGCACTGGCTGAGCATGGAAAAGTCAAGGATAACAACAAGGTTCAAAGGTGGAGAGAAGCTCTAACTGAAGCTGGCAATATATCTGGTTGGCATTACCAGTATGGGTATGTATTCAATGACCATTCTTGTGCTGATTTCTTAGTTTTAATGGCTTTGTGA